In a single window of the Sander lucioperca isolate FBNREF2018 chromosome 19, SLUC_FBN_1.2, whole genome shotgun sequence genome:
- the knl1 gene encoding kinetochore scaffold 1 isoform X2: MEPLDPAKNDEGSGFTKRRISSILKAPQRSSMKFSDPVQQENVVECAKPVEKRNSRRVSFAPANNVLLFSKDGKNASPAKNPLQELITTTAAATKNRVQVAVTEDGIQQITGMETLLNAPLHASQQGQKVNFDTAGDLGEKTVIFSTDDEFMDMTHSHTINIAGDAELLPDISLQNYDPLPSRRVKTEMFTVNNGSMARNISSSVPSLDPEFEKFLASHSKQSGPSSSPVITRTKPASGAPSEEANRSLAQIKTQRANVDKENQAPTSVSAVVEKSLNTSRKIGELSYGSALCPEDDLSMDVTKAKTDSMLGFTDDDPFQCLFPTQEMYSRFDNRVSQTAEKTKQPQRSSKTLASFNPKDMTSLKNPGVHASHQRHKANLDTEDDYKEKTIMFSAGDEFMNMTQSHTVNIASSLLPPPNQNTRGKMDNASSLEERKRETCGAPGSSANALDPGFEDFLSSLSKPGASSGNPAIARTVPSAAASSKETVDTNSSLSQLQSNVGKGSQSLITSRIFEKSINGGTICPENDVSMDMTEAQTGRIIGLSASDDPFQFLFPTQDMYPHCEGLKKQEMTSGQKNSKALRSSNRAGMETALKPSLKTKVQRNPVKFDTEDDCREKPERISAYDACMDVTQSHTVNIVTGFELQSFQNVDVMPICGEKTFRLTTDDTSMDMTKCLTVNIAESVLPVKKQEDETCGLPRNRSSSARGVDPSFNKSLSKPSGPSVNPAVERMTPTAAQHGMGDSSNGRTICPEDDVNMTEAQTGRILGLPDTDDTPRCLFPTQDIYPQSGSLKKAQMTSRQQHNETLGTFRKGMDTSLVQRNQVKFDADDDCREKTVKFTADDACMDMTRSHTINIATDLKLQSHQNLDFSPAFGEKTMRFNITDAAMDVTRSHTVNIATDLKLQPHQDVDILPAGGEKTMRFNTTDAAMDVTRSHTVNIATDLKLQSHQYVDSLPAFGEKTMRFNTTDAAMDVTRSHTVNIATDLKLQSHQYVDSLPAFGEKTMRFNTTDAAMDVTRSHTVNIATDFEPQSHQDVDILPAGGEKTMRFADNDAAMDVTQCLTVNIASNSVSDSLLPRRDSNILFTHKDVDFPLSAKKTHRPRGNQSSSAHALDPGFKNSLSRKSGPWVRAVAPAAPSPQETPDTDGLLDQLKIQKPDVDTEKVALPFVSAVLEKSVNKTMTEGPEHDVSMNMTEAQTGGILEQTYTGEPPQCLSSTQDFNPDHLKKTEATPQQRNEALGSSNPGRVEIPNLPDSPDSNETGTSKEPKSKNLTCSLSQKMVNSPSAVDHDVDTAPSRKSRRMSLADIKSKVRRLSHMVSTAPDTIAMDSHTAPLPHLERDMDKTSNDKTKSLPVTEPQLEMGLVNTEENTQAQCVLQGEQPSATTTPFNLKTKQLMSRLSVGIFKAKLPQKRKPDDPKKGNSVDKHQRTVAVNVTNQLSNFVDDMSDIYNEELDSYEDMSETLDIMSPQNATEKVSASQEFDMDELLEKDVSEKDFISPVSGKKRPVPADENNVEDEKRLKVSTDVEMGFQPHVVECDSNATTVPSMTTQTTDYSNSSHTASIRCEATLESTYKQSLFESQLEDYANDVQRKLDDDTITLLEFFQLFNIDFVIHNPRQSILPGRLLSDTDRTPMDLLKDRHINRPKQMVYETDVLNLTEMVEGLKERMRDLDKPLKIVNRPLWEEVRNYSEKELKSFGAKLKERHNLFRKLSKVQSHEMKEVLYSNLVQANLKEQQRPRGMIEEADGMIKSLDDCIRELETELIAVEEKGFEDQPSLKSRQEEIQKVTEALEDNNRQISELEMQKKQTSNKLSRLKVETSNLESHVTALHMVNEWKFGEKKDNCSVYTFLYETLILQLVYEKSNGNDAANRSERKISHITLSLQLDDEKSLGNARLVHKLLSQYIEGETDWVEKYPTSRHVPQLLHDVSLVVSRCRLLGEELRRLKTWGSVRLNILNMSCVDTQVHFVFSSLKTFSQFEVIFSVSLIGQPYALQLQSFKNMIGNTTIQQIEEIVSSFSPSKNLLTKIVKKINENLLY, translated from the exons CAGCGGCAGCCACAAAAAATAG GGTCCAGGTGGCCGTCACTGAAGATGGGATTCAACAAATTACAG GAATGGAAACCCTATTGAATGCTCCTCTACATGCTTCTCAACAAGGGCAAAAG GTCAACTTTGATACTGCGGGTGACTTAGGGGAAAAAACTGTGATATTTTCTACAGATGATGAATTCATGGACATGACCCACAGTCACACAATAAACATTGCCGGTGATGCAGAATTACTTCCAGATATTTCCCTCCAGAACTATGACCCTTTACCCTCTAGAAGAGTGAAAACGGAGATGTTCACCGTGAATAATGGATCCATGGCGAGAAACATATCCTCATCAGTGCCTTCTTTGGATCCTGAATTTGAAAAATTCCTTGCAAGTCACTCGAAACAAAGTGGCCCCAGCTCTAGTCCGGTCATCACCAGAACAAAGCCTGCTTCTGGCGCACCCTCTGAAGAAGCAAACCGCTCTCTGGCCCAGATTAAAACACAAAGGGCTAATGTGGATAAAGAAAATCAGGCTCCAACTTCAGTTTCAGCTGTGGTGGAGAAGTCCCTTAATACATCCAGGAAGATTGGTGAATTATCTTATGGAAGTGCACTCTGTCCAGAAGATGATTTAAGCATGGATGTGACTAAAGCTAAGACAGACAGCATGCTGGGATTCACTGATGATGATCCCTTTCAGTGTCTTTTTCCCACACAAGAAATGTACTCCCGCTTTGACAACAGAGTGTCACAGACAGCAGAGAAGACCAAACAACCGCAGAGAAGCAGTAAAACACTGGCATCATTCAACCCTAAAG ATATGACATCCTTGAAGAATCCGGGTGTACATGCTTCTCATCAAAGACACAAG GCCAACCTTGATACAGAAGATGATTACAAAGAGAAAACAATAATGTTCTCTGCAGGTGATGAGTTTATGAATATGACTCAGAGTCACACGGTAAACATTGCCAGTAGTTTATTACCACCTCCGAACCAAAACACTCGTGGAAAAATGGACAATGCTTCATCTCTGGAGGAGAGAAAGCGCGAGACCTGTGGTGCGCCTGGCTCGTCGGCTAATGCTTTGGATCCAGGATTTGAAGACTTCCTTTCAAGTCTCTCTAAACCAGGCGCCTCCAGTGGTAATCCTGCGATTGCCAGAACGGTACCTTCTGCTGCAGCATCCTCTAAGGAAACCGTTGACACAAACAGCTCCCTGTCCCAGCTTCAAAGTAATGTTGGGAAAGGAAGTCAGTCCCTCATTACATCCAGGATCTTTGAAAAATCCATTAATGGAGGTACAATCTGTCCTGAAAACGATGTGAGCATGGATATGACTGAAGCTCAGACGGGCCGCATAATAGGGCTCAGCGCCTCAGATGATCCTTTCCAGTTTCTTTTTCCCACACAAGACATGTACCCCCACTGTGAAGGTCTGAAGAAACAAGAGATGACCTCAGGACAGAAGAACAGCAAAGCGCTGAGGTCATCTAACCGTGCGG GTATGGAAACTGCATTGAAGCCATCTTTGAAGACAAAGGTGCAAAGAAATCCG gtcaaatttgatacggaagatgactgcagagagaaaCCTGAGAGGATTTCTGCATATGATGCATGTATGGatgtgacacaaagtcacactGTAAACATTGTCACTGGTTTCGAGCTGCAGTCGTTTCAAAATGTGGATGTTATGCCTATATGTGGAGAGAAAACCTTTAGGCTCACTACAGATGATACCTCTATGGATATGACCAAGTGCCTCACTGTAAATATTGCGGAATCAGTTCTTCCTGTGAAGAAACAAGAAGATGAGACATGTGGTCTGCCTAGAAACAGATCTTCATCAGCACGCGGTGTGGATCCAAGCTTTAATAAGAGCCTCTCAAAACCAAGTGGGCCCAGTGTCAATCCTGCGGTCGAAAGGATGACGCCTACAGCTGCACAACACGGCATGGGAGACTCATCGAATGGAAGGACAATCTGTCCAGAAGATGATGTAAACATGACTGAAGCTCAAACGGGCCGCATTTTAGGACTCCCAGATACAGATGATACTCCTCGGTGTCTTTTCCCCACACAAGACATTTACCCCCAAAGTGGCAGTTTGAAGAAAGCACAGATGACTTCACGACAGCAGCACAATGAAACACTGGGAACATTCCGTAAAG GTATGGATACCTCGTTGGTGCAAAGAAATCAG GTCAAGTTTGATGCTGATGACGactgcagagagaaaacagTGAAGTTTACTGCTGACGATGCCTGTATGGATATGACAAGAAGTCACACTATAAACATTGCCACTGATTTAAAACTGCAGTCACATCAAAATCTGGACTTTTCCCCTGCTTTTGGAGAGAAGACCATGAGATTCAATATAACTGATGCAGCTATGGATGTGACAAGAAGTcacactgtaaacattgccACTGATTTAAAACTGCAGCCACACCAAGATGTGGACATTTTACCTGCTGGTGGAGAGAAGACAATGAG ATTCAATACAACTGATGCAGCGATGGATGTGACAAGAAGTcacactgtaaacattgccACTGATTTAAAATTGCAGTCACACCAATATGTGGACTCCTTACCTGCTTTTGGAGAGAAGACCATGAGATTCAACACAACTGATGCAGCTATGGAT GTGACAAGAAGTcacactgtaaacattgccACCGATTTAAAATTGCAGTCACACCAATATGTGGACTCCTTACCTGCTTTTGGAGAGAAGACCATGAGATTCAACACAACTGATGCAGCTATGGATGTGACAAGAAGTcacactgtaaacattgccACCGATTTCGAACCACAGTCACACCAAGATGTGGACATTTTACCTGCTGGTGGAGAGAAGACAATGAGGTTCGCTGACAATGATGCAGCTATGGATGTGACCCAATGTCTCACTGTAAATATTGCCAGCAATTCAGTATCAGATTCACTTCTTCCACGCCGAGATTCTAATATTTTATTCACCCATAAAGACGTGGATTTTCCTTTATCTGCAAAGAAGACGCATCGTCCGCGCGGAAACCAATCTTCATCCGCACACGCTTTGGATCCAGGGTTTAAAAACTCCCTGTCTAGGAAGAGTGGCCCCTGGGTTAGAGCAGTGGCTCCTGCTGCACCGTCCCCTCAAGAAACTCCAGACACAGATGGCTTACTGGACCAACTTAAAATACAGAAGCCTGATGTGGATACTGAAAAGGTAGCTTTACCTTTTGTTTCAGCTGTCTTGGAGAAGTCAGTGAATAAAACCATGACAGAAGGTCCAGAGCACGATGTAAGCATGAATATGACTGAAGCTCAAACAGGCGGCATTTTGGAACAAACGTATACAGGTGAGCCACCTCAGTGCCTTTCTTCCACACAGGACTTCAATCCTGACCATTTGAAGAAAACCGAGGCAACTCCACAACAGAGAAATGAAGCACTGGGATCCTCCAACCCTGGCCGGGTGGAAATCCCAAACCTTCCCGATTCTCCTGACTCAAATGAAACTGGCACCAGTAAGGAACCCAAATCAAAAAATCTAACTTGTAGTTTATCACAGAAAATGGTGAATTCACCCTCTGCTGTTGACCATGATGTTGATACAGCGCCTTCACGGAAGTCCAGACGGATGAGTTTAGCCGATATTAAGTCAAAAGTAAGGCGTTTGAGTCACATGGTGAGTACAGCTCCTGATACTATTGCCATGGACAGCCACACAGCACCCTTGCCTCACCTGGAACGGGACATGGACAAAACCTCAAACGACAAAACCAAATCCCTACCTGTAACAGAGCCTCAACTTGAGATGGGTTTGGTAAACACAGAAGAAAATACACAAGCTCAATGTGTTCTGCAAGGAGAACAACCCTCTGCTACCACAACTCCTTTCAACTTGAAGACTAAACAACTTATGTCAAGACTCTCGGTGGGAATATTTAAGGCAAAACTCCCCCAAAAAAGAAAACCGGATGATCCAAAGAAGGGGAATTCTGTGGACAAACATCAAAGGACAGTCGCTGTCAATGTTACTAATCAACTGAGCAACTTTGTCGATGATATGAGCGATATTTACAATGAAGAGCTTGATAGCTATGAAGATATGTCTGAAACCCTGGACATAATGAGTCCTCAGAATGCCACTGAAAAAGTGAGTGCTTCCCAAGAGTTCGACATGGATGAGCTTTTAGAGAAAGATGTATCTGAAAAGGACTTTATTAGTCCCGTCAGTGGAAAAAAGAGACCTGTGCCAGCAGATGAAAATAATGTGGAGGATGAGAAGAGACTGAAAGTATCCACTGATGTTGAAATG GGATTTCAGCCTCATGTTGTGGAGTGTGACAGCAACGCTACTACAGTTCCAAGCATGACTACACAGACCACAGATTACTCCAACAGCAGTCACACAGCCAGCATCAGATGTGAAGCTACATTGGAATCAA CTTACAAACAAAGCCTGTTTGAATCCCAGCTAGAAGACTACGCCAATGATGTTCAGAGG AAACTCGATGATGACACTATTACATTGTTAGAGTTCTTTCAACTCTTCAACATAGACTTTGTCATCCATAATCCTCGGCAAAGCATCCTTCCTGGCAGA cTTTTGTCAGACACAGATCGCACACCAATGGATTTATTGAAAGACAGGCACATCAACCGTCCTAAACAGATGGTGTATGAGACAGATGTCCTCAACCTTACAGAGATGGTGGAGGG GTTGAAGGAGCGAATGCGGGACCTAGACAAACCACTGAAGATTGTGAATAGACCTTTGTGGGAAGAAGTGAGAAATTATTCAGAGAAGGAG CTCAAATCTTTTGGTGCCAAACTAAAAGAGAGACATAACCTGTTCAGAAAGTTGAGCAAAGTTCAGTCGCATGAAATGAAGGAGGTGTTGTACTCCAATCTTGTGCAGGCTAATCTG AAGGAGCAACAGAGGCCGAGAGGAATGATCGAGGAAGCAGATGGGATGATAAAAAGCTTGGACGACTGTATTCGTGAATTAGAAACCG AACTTATTGCAGTTGAAGAAAAAGGCTTCGAAGACCAACCAAGTCTGAAATCACGTCAGGAAG aaATACAAAAAGTCACAGAGGCTTTGGAGGATAATAACCG ACAAATATCCGAACTGGAGATGCAGAAGAAGCAGACTTCAAATAAACTGAGCAGGCTGAAAGTGGAGACGAGCAACCTTGAGAGCCACGTCACCGCGCTGCATAT GGTGAATGAATGGAAGTTTGGGGAGAAGAAAGACAACTGCAGTGTCTACACTTTCCTCTATGAGACCTTGATTCTACAGTTGGTGTATGAAAAATCCAATG gaaATGATGCTGCTAATCGGTCTGAGAGGAAAATATCGCACATCACATTGAGTCTTCAACTTGACG ATGAAAAGTCGCTGGGTAATGCCCGCcttgttcacaaactgctctctCAGTACATCGAGGGAGAAACTGACTGGGTGGAGAAATATCCAACGAGCAGACATGTTCCCCAG CTGCTCCATGACGTGAGCCTGGTGGTGAGTCGCTGTCGTCTGCTGGGAGAGGAGTTGCGTCGGCTGAAAACGTGGGGAAGTGTGAGGCTCAACATTCTCAACATGAGCTGTGTGGACACTCA agTGCACTTTGTCTTCAGCAGTCTCAAGACATTTTCCCAGTTTGAGGTGATCTTCTCTGTCAG